The genomic segment AATACAAGTAGGCAtttaagaaaggaaaagaaaattctttCTGAAATGATGGCTTCATGCAGTTAACCTCCCTCGATAACTTAGTGGAAACTCTAATCTATGCCTTTAAAAGTTGACATTATTATCAAGTAAAAAAGTCGAATGCATAGCACGTACTGACCTGGATTTCATTCTTCTCTTCGATAACAAGTTCAAGCTGTCTCTTTAGATTTTGGAGTTCTTGTTTGTCATTCTTATTTGAACAAACCTGACAATGAATTTATGGAGTCCTTATTATGACTAATATCATCTATCACAGAAAAAGGCATTAACAAAAACATAATAGCAAATAACGTATATCATCCTGATTGCAAGATGAAGAATATATGACTTTGAATTATCAACTTACAGGAGTTACATCTTGCGGTGGGAAGGATTGAACTTTTCTTGCAGGAGTCGTCTGAAGAGAATCAAGGTCTGCAATGTAACCCTTGTTCATTTTGAACCAAGTGTCTTCATCAGCTACATTGCTAAAAGAATCTGGGAGAGGACTAAAATCTGGCAACTCTGAATAATTAGATCTCTTGGCAACGAAGGCATTAGGAGCCGCTTTAAAACAAGGGGTTTTAAAATCATCTCCTCTATCATTACATTCTTCCTTTGGGCTTTCTTTTGTGGAACCCTGCCCTTGCCaacaataaatttataaaatttctcAGCACAGAGATATAATcgaaaagaataataataatgcaCGATGAAACATTGACtctaaaataatgaataattcTTTAATCAGTCAACAACAATTTCGATGCCAAACTTCAGAATTAGAGAATGAAGAATTTCATGGAGATTGAAGATGATGAGCTCTACACCAAGTCTAAAATTCGAATTAACTATACTTGCAGATGACAATATGAAATGATATCTGCAATCCTAATTCAGTTACTGCCCTATACCACATGTAAATTTGGCCAAAGCAAGTTACACTTTTGCTGTGGATAAACATATAAAGATGAAGGTATAATGGGGCATGTATGCAGGTACCTCAAAGGGCTTAAGATTTGTCACCTGCATTACTGAAAGAAGCAGCTAAGAAGGGAGGATGAAAAAGTACAATTGTATGGCTAGATTAATTGTTCTTAAAGATAAATAGATGGGTTGATTTCCAAGTAATGTTGCTATTGGATACACAAATTAGGTGGTGTTTAATTTGTAGTCTAGGAGTCACAATTAGACTTGGGTGCCAACAAATTTACAAGTGCacctaaaataaaaagaaattttctacACTTTGCACAAGTTATACCTGACTAGAACTTCTATCACCATCGGAAACCAGACTACTTAGGTTTTCAATCTTCATCTGCTGGTCTATAATGCGCTGCTCACGTTCTTTGTGTAATCTTCTTTCCTCTTCCAGTTCCATTTCAAGCTTGTCACGCTCTAGTTCATACTGCAAATTGGAATATGAGCAGACAAAtcacatatatatgtatatgttaaTAATTGGTAATACAAGATGATAATCCAGGTTCTGCAATAAACAAATAATGAACCTTGCACCCCGAtcatttggctcattggttggtgcattaTCTCTCTACCTAAAGTGCCAGGTTCGAATCCCCCCTCCCcagttaaaaaataataataataataataataatgaaccTTAAGCATGTCGTTCCTCAGTTTTAATATCTCTTGCTCCAGCACCTCAGCATGAGATCCCTGAACAAAGTTAAACAATgttagtttgttttttttgctCTCATGTTAGTAGATATGACCTAATCCTCACCTGAAGCTTCCTGCGTAGCTCCTCTATCTCTAACTTTTGCCTTTTCAGTAAGGCTGCATCCGTCAAAATCTATAAAATAGTTAACCATGATCAGCTTAATGTCAAATTCATgccaaataaattaaaacaaaaatgaagagaagGAAATAGGAATTATTAGTCTTGTTAttcatataatataataaatattccACGATAATGATATACAGACTAGAGCTGGAGATTCATATATTAGGTGATAAAGTGATCCAATGTAAGAAAATGAACAAACCTCATTCACTTGAGCACAATTAGTAATGCGCTTAGCTCTGCTAGCAAACAGGAGAGTTCCCTTTGTCTCCTCAACGTGAACCTAAACatataatatcaaaattaaaccaaaATGCTCTGTTGAAGATGCCATTTAGTCTCCACTTcttctcaaaaagaaaaaaagccaTATGATAAtcgcacacacacacaaaatgGAAGGCTACCTCTTCGGGTGCTACAGTACATATAATTGAAGTTTTGGCATTTCCCCCTAGAGCAGGTTGGAGTATGCGGGTTAACTTGCTATCACGATAAGGAATATGTGCCCtgtacatataaaaaatttataccaTTAGAACATATTAATCTATTCTATATAGATGAAGATACTTCTCACAGGATAAGCAAAGCAATTACCTTTGTTTTGCACCATCACTCAGTTTGTTAATTACATTACCAAGAACCATTAAGCTCTTGTTAATGTACTTTCCTTCCTTCAAACGTACTCCGCCAGCGCCAGTCTTCGCAATCCTCTCAGAACCAGCCAAATCTACCAAATTCTACTTTCAAGTAAAAATGAATTGGCATAAAATTAACAGAACAAAGTAGAAACTttataaaagaacaaaaaaatcttCAGCATGACTAGATACAAACCAAAACAGAGACGCGAATGGCATCGCTGCTTGAATAATCACCAAAAGAGCTGGCATCCTTTCCCTTGCTCTCTATCACCTAGATATGTAAGATAAACATCTCCAATATAAAAAGTAATATTCAGCAAATAAATAGAGTAATACTCATGTTCAACAAATATGTTAAAGAACATACCATTCTGAATATTGTATGAGACCTACTACTTCGTGCATTCATATTTGTCTCACCAAAATGCCTGTTAACTgtaaaaaaactaatttaaatgaagtatcttaaaaaaaatgctgTCCATATAAAACGAAGggcaaaaataagaaatttaaagaacCTTCTCCTGACTGTAGGAGGTTCATCACTTGTTCAACATTGTTCACAATTTCTTCTCTGAGACCTGCAACGAAAATCCCACGctgaaaaaacaagaaaaatcagtTATTTTTAGGCATTATGGATACACAATTGAAAGTTAACCAAAGTTTGAAAGATGGCTGACCTCCAAACTCTCATGAATTTGCAATTTTTGATTCTCGACCGTGAAAAGGTCGTTAATCTCTTCATTATAAATTTCCATGTAGGAAACTCGGATGAGAAACTCCCGATCAGAAATCTGAGAATGTAATTCAAcaccaagaaaatgaaagtcaaagctttaattttgaaaaatgtaagcacaattaaaaaaaaaacagcttTTGAAAAAGCCAAATTGATCCTAATTACTAATTACCGtctgtattttatgaaatatatcGTTAACTGCTCGATGAATAATTCCGGGATCGGTTGATGAACCATTCATAGTGAAGGTTTTGCCACTGCTCGTTTGTCCGTAAGCAAATGCAGTccctaaaaaaatttaaaaggtgTAAATATTTAACTAATTGATCAATTTTTTACACAGATCATCAAATTAGGGctaaaaatttggaaattataCCGTTAAAACCGTCGACAGCCGCATGAATAATATCCTTGGTAAGAAGCTCGTAAACCTTCGCATTTGAGCAACTCTCATCGAAGACATGatctaaaacaaaataagaaaattttcaaggaTTGAGAATTCGatttaaagaacaaaaaaggaaaagcagGGGGAAAATGTAATTTACCGAAAGAGTAAGAAATGCCAGAAATTGGAGTGCCTTGGATTTTGTGAAGAGAGATTCCGTTATCATCGACTCTCCAGTAAGTTCCAGAAGAAATTTCTTCGGAAATCGAAGGTCTAACTCTCACCGCTACGCAGATCTTCTCCATTTTTCCCTTTCCTTCTTTGgagtgtttctttttttttaaacgtTGGGTCGCAGAGCGCAGAGGCGGGATCTTTTATGCTCTGTGAAGGGGGAGGAACTGGATTTGAATATTTTGGGTTGACGGGAATACCCTTAAGATTAAGTGTTTATGACGTTGGAGGATCGGGGATTGGGACCCGCTAGAATGGGTCCTTGGGGCCCATATTTTGTTTGGGTTATGTGACAATTTGTCTTTcccacaataaaaaaaattagaaaaatcttgcaaaaattttgaaactattAAATCTTTTTGGTTATTAAGACCCCACaccaacaatattttttacaatttttatagttaataAATAGTATTCTTGAACAATTGGAGAAAATATTTGACGTGCGACAACATTTTGGgttcaaattgaaaattttttttctttgatattGGAACAAATTTGGAAGTTGATCGTA from the Theobroma cacao cultivar B97-61/B2 chromosome 8, Criollo_cocoa_genome_V2, whole genome shotgun sequence genome contains:
- the LOC18591940 gene encoding kinesin-like protein KIN-7N isoform X3, with the translated sequence MEKICVAVRVRPSISEEISSGTYWRVDDNGISLHKIQGTPISGISYSFDHVFDESCSNAKVYELLTKDIIHAAVDGFNGTAFAYGQTSSGKTFTMNGSSTDPGIIHRAVNDIFHKIQTISDREFLIRVSYMEIYNEEINDLFTVENQKLQIHESLERGIFVAGLREEIVNNVEQVMNLLQSGEVNRHFGETNMNARSSRSHTIFRMVIESKGKDASSFGDYSSSDAIRVSVLNLVDLAGSERIAKTGAGGVRLKEGKYINKSLMVLGNVINKLSDGAKQRAHIPYRDSKLTRILQPALGGNAKTSIICTVAPEEVHVEETKGTLLFASRAKRITNCAQVNEILTDAALLKRQKLEIEELRRKLQGSHAEVLEQEILKLRNDMLKYELERDKLEMELEEERRLHKEREQRIIDQQMKIENLSSLVSDGDRSSSQGSTKESPKEECNDRGDDFKTPCFKAAPNAFVAKRSNYSELPDFSPLPDSFSNVADEDTWFKMNKGYIADLDSLQTTPARKVQSFPPQDVTPVCSNKNDKQELQNLKRQLELVIEEKNEIQRKHAEQIQLNDRLMGELTELKQEALFVRKMPQRLCESVVSCKDIYEDVLSKMQSSASDGKSSTAKFLLGTSEIGTTLFSTLEAHFAMAMNGHNSSSGNDSLFQECNKMLSETLKSTITSLILSETAGAEDDQANAPLCSCNFKFLNVEGLHSGWRNCLLEGETEQ
- the LOC18591940 gene encoding kinesin-like protein KIN-7N isoform X1, whose protein sequence is MEKICVAVRVRPSISEEISSGTYWRVDDNGISLHKIQGTPISGISYSFDHVFDESCSNAKVYELLTKDIIHAAVDGFNGTAFAYGQTSSGKTFTMNGSSTDPGIIHRAVNDIFHKIQTISDREFLIRVSYMEIYNEEINDLFTVENQKLQIHESLERGIFVAGLREEIVNNVEQVMNLLQSGEVNRHFGETNMNARSSRSHTIFRMVIESKGKDASSFGDYSSSDAIRVSVLNLVDLAGSERIAKTGAGGVRLKEGKYINKSLMVLGNVINKLSDGAKQRAHIPYRDSKLTRILQPALGGNAKTSIICTVAPEEVHVEETKGTLLFASRAKRITNCAQVNEILTDAALLKRQKLEIEELRRKLQGSHAEVLEQEILKLRNDMLKYELERDKLEMELEEERRLHKEREQRIIDQQMKIENLSSLVSDGDRSSSQGSTKESPKEECNDRGDDFKTPCFKAAPNAFVAKRSNYSELPDFSPLPDSFSNVADEDTWFKMNKGYIADLDSLQTTPARKVQSFPPQDVTPVCSNKNDKQELQNLKRQLELVIEEKNEIQRKHAEQIQLNDRLMGELTELKQEALFVRKMPQRLCESVVSCKDIYEDVLSKMQSSASDGKSSTAKFLLGTSEIGTTLFSTLEAHFAMAMNGHNSSSGNDSLFQECNKMLSETLKSTITSLILSETAGAEDDQANAPLCSCNFKGCTQGGETACWKEKLSNELNSVREKYENLEKELDLSTKFLEASKERYGSLEREFQVLKQERDSLLKTVSESSHKLTLLNDQKENVLMDLNTEVKRRKDLEEEIKHFSVAFASRQRSLMSIHGEFKSKIEKLRAENPVSVQKSLPH
- the LOC18591940 gene encoding kinesin-like protein KIN-7N isoform X2, with translation MEKICVAVRVRPSISEEISSGTYWRVDDNGISLHKIQGTPISGISYSFDHVFDESCSNAKVYELLTKDIIHAAVDGFNGTAFAYGQTSSGKTFTMNGSSTDPGIIHRAVNDIFHKIQTISDREFLIRVSYMEIYNEEINDLFTVENQKLQIHESLERGIFVAGLREEIVNNVEQVMNLLQSGEVNRHFGETNMNARSSRSHTIFRMVIESKGKDASSFGDYSSSDAIRVSVLNLVDLAGSERIAKTGAGGVRLKEGKYINKSLMVLGNVINKLSDGAKQRAHIPYRDSKLTRILQPALGGNAKTSIICTVAPEEVHVEETKGTLLFASRAKRITNCAQVNEILTDAALLKRQKLEIEELRRKLQGSHAEVLEQEILKLRNDMLKYELERDKLEMELEEERRLHKEREQRIIDQQMKIENLSSLVSDGDRSSSQGSTKESPKEECNDRGDDFKTPCFKAAPNAFVAKRSNYSELPDFSPLPDSFSNVADEDTWFKMNKGYIADLDSLQTTPARKVQSFPPQDVTPVCSNKNDKQELQNLKRQLELVIEEKNEIQRKHAEQIQLNDRLMGELTELKQEALFVRKMPQRLCESVVSCKDIYEDVLSKMQSSASDGKSSTAKFLLGTSEIGTTLFSTLEAHFAMAMNGHNSSSGNDSLFQECNKMLSETLKSTITSLILSETAGAEDDQANAPLCSCNFKGGETACWKEKLSNELNSVREKYENLEKELDLSTKFLEASKERYGSLEREFQVLKQERDSLLKTVSESSHKLTLLNDQKENVLMDLNTEVKRRKDLEEEIKHFSVAFASRQRSLMSIHGEFKSKIEKLRAENPVSVQKSLPH